The Streptococcus suis DNA window TAACTCTTTGTCAAAGTCAAATGTTGGTTCAGCTTTACGGATGATGACATTATTTCCTGAAGTGACGAATTCGATTTCTTCACCAATTTCTGCACCAAGTACTTCTTTAATAGCGTTTGGGATAGTGATAACAGTGCTGTTACCTGTTTTGCGTAATAAAACATTCATCGGATATACCTCCTGCATTTGTAAATACATTATACATGATATATACAAAAAATAAAAGTGAATACTACTAGTTGCTCCTATTTTCTTGAATCATGATAAGGTAAACTTTTGTATTTTCTGGTTCGATTTTGCTTAATTTGCTTGAAAATTTACCTTATTTTGATGAAATTAGTTGAAATTGGATGAAATTATGGATTTTGAAAATTCATGAAAACGTTGATTTTAAAGGCTTTTGAAATTAGTTGAAATAAACAATGCTCCAACCAGGTCTTAAGAAAGCACGTAAAGCATCACAATTCTCTATCATTTAAATTAATTGATTTCTTCAGAGAAAGACTGTAAAATTTTGATATAATGTCAAGGATGGTCTGATAGATATTTAAAAGATAATGTTCAAAAGAATTACAGGTGAAAATTAAAAATATGTAAGATTGGACAGAAGTCTTTCTACGATCATCCATGCGGAAACAAATTATATGAAATAAAAGGAATAACCAATGACCGGAAACTATTCAACACGTGAATACCGAGAGAAATTATATGATGACCTTCATGTTCGGTTAAGTGATACAGTGATTTTGATGTGTGCGATTTTTATTGCCTCTATAGGTCTAAATATGAATTCAACAGCTGTCATTGTTGGAGCCATGCTGATTTCCCCTCTTATGACACCGATTGTTGGACTGGGATTCGGTTTAGCAATTTTTGATACACGTTTAATCAAACAATCTCTAGAGGTTTTATTCACTGAAGTATTGGTCAGTTTGCTTGTATCGACTCTGTATTTCTGGATTTCTCCCTTATCTTACGCAAGTAGCGAGTTGATTGCACGAACCTCTCCAACCATTTGGGATGTTGTCATTGCTATTGCTGGTGGGATAGCAGGTGTCATTGGTTCAAGGAAAAAAGAAGCAAACAATATCGTGCCAGGAGTAGCCATCGCAACAGCTCTAATGCCACCTATCTGTACTGCGGGGTATGGTTTAGCTAATGGAAATGTACGATATTTATTTGGGGCTCTCTATCTTTTCTTGATCAACTGTGTCTTTATCATGCTAACCAATATTATTGGAACAAGAATTTTGATGAGAAAATCTCCCTTAAGTTCATTTAAAGAGCTAAACATTAAAATGAGAATTGGGTTGATATTCTTGATTGTATTATTGGTCCTTCCAGCAAGCTATTCAGCAGTCACTCTGACGATGGATCAAGCGCGAAAAGAAGGGATCAAACAGTTTGTAGGAAAAGAGTTCGCCAATCATACGGTCATTAATCAACTCTACAAGTCAAGGAATAATGAATTGGTCTTGACGGTTGTTGGAGATCCAATTTCAAAAGAAGAATTAGAAACAATTCGCCAAAAACAAGCCTCTTACGGTATTCAATCTGTTCAATTGAAAGTCAATCAAGTCCATAATTCGACAAAATTAGATAGTGAGACGACCAAGGAATTTTACGAAAACATTGACAAGTATATCGATCAAAAACTCTCTGAAAAAAATTCACAAAACGATCTCGTAAAAGAAATTGAAGCAGACAAGGATTGAGGACGATGAACTGAATAGGTTTTTATGTCGTGTTTTTCTTGTTTGTTCTTCTTTCTTACCTATAACAAAATAAAATTGATGAATACGAGATTTTTCTTTAGATGAAAGAAAGTACATTAAAGTATTTTACTGTAAATTCAATTTATAAAAAAACAACAAGAAAGAAAATATAAATTTTGCGTTTTTCTTTCTGGTTGTTTTCTGATAACGGAGGTTTGCTCAAATGCTATAAGAAATAAATTAGGAGGTCTATCACCTAAAAAAAATGTATGTAACAAAAAATAATTTAACTAATGGTGTGAACTTTTAGTATTTATCAGCTCAATTCGTGTATTTTTAGGATAAAGTTCACACCATTCAGATGAAATTAGTTGGAATTGGATGAATTGTGAGTTTTGAAAACTTGTGGAAACATTGATATTACAAGCTTTTGAAATTTATTCAAAGAAATATCTTTCCAACCAGGTCTTAAGAAATGAAGTATCCATAACTAGGATTCTTGCCCCGAATTGGCCCCCAATTTTGAGGAAACATGAAGAATTTTAGTGATACTAAGTTATATTACTAATAATTAAGAATCCTTTAATAATGGGTATTAAGATGCTAAAGGAAGAACCGAGAATATTTAAATTATATTCAGCAGATAAGTTTTATCTTATAGAGGTTAAAAACGTTTTAGCTATTCACTTAGTGGAAGGAGGAATAGAAGATGAACAGGAAAGAGCTTTACAAAGATAAGTTACAGATGGATTATTTCTCAGAAAGCTATATCAAGTTTGAAGAAGATTTTTACCGTTACTCAGCTGATGGAACACCCTTGACTTTTATCATTGATGATATCCTGCTTTCCATGGCACTCTCTCATAAAAATTACTTCAAACTCAACAAAGAAAAGTCGGTTGATGGACGAGACCATTATTTCCAATTTCAAGTTACCTTGAAAGCTGATAATAAGAATGTCAGGACGTTTCAATATGTCGGTCAACGTACAACTCAAAAAGTTGGTTAAGATGAATTTAAGGTCCCATTTATATACTATAAACAATCCAAAATTTTTTCTTTTTCATAATCTCCTTGAGGCAGCTAATGTTTAACATGGCTGCTTCTTTTTGTTGAACAGATAGTTTCCGTAAAAATGGACTATTTCAAAAAAGTCTCTTTCAATGGACTTTGATATTTCTTTCCAGAAAATATAAATTTTTCGGAAATATAACTCTTTTTCTATGTAGGGTTTTGTTGCGAAGTTTGAAAATCAGATTTAGATAGTTTATCTCTACCTTGATCAGCAAGTTGACCATTTATTTCATTTAAAAAATCATTAAAGAAATCACCTTTTAAAGACAATATAGCATTGGAACTCTGATTAATAAGATGACTAAATCCATTACCTGAGGATCCAGGCTTTAATCAAAAAATAAAAGTTGCCTAATCAGTTCAGCCCTAGATAAAAAATAGTCCGAATTATTGACTTATGAGCAACTAAATACTCGGATTTACTTTAACTAGTTATTGTTAACTAAGTTGTTATAAAAGTTAACTTTTGCCATTTGATAATAAGGTCCTACCCAGATTACTAATAACCCTGCTGTTAGAACAACTAAAATCCACCAACCAATAAAACTAATCAATAATTTAAAATACTGCCATTTATGACCATCCATCAATTCACGGCTTCTAGAAATCGCTTCAATATAACCAATTGATTCACCGCTATCCAAAGCATCACGATATATCAATATTGCTTGTGAATATGCTAATGATTTAACAATACCAGGAACAATCAAAAGTACTGTCCATAATACAGTCCAGATAGTTTGTAAAATCAAGATCACTATCGCCCCAATGAAATAAGAACCATTGGAAAAAATCGTTCCCCATTTTTTAATAGGTTGTGTGTAATCTTCACGATCTCTAATCGCATCAAGTACAACAAATAATAGACCACTTGTAATAATACTAAATACAAGCGTCGTAGTCATTGATAATGACGAACTACTGAAATTGTTGTTCGTAATCAATAAGGACTCGGCTTGCGAAGATGCGTTATTCGTTAACAATAACCCTTTATAAATTACCTCTAAATCCAGTGCTAAAAAATCCAAAACATATTGTAAATAGAAATAGATAAAATACGGTATAAATAATATTAGAAAAAAACTTAAATGCTGCTTCAGTAGTTTTTTTGCATTTAATTTTAATTGACTATTATTCATGATACATTTCCCCCATTTAGGCAATACGCAGATTATTCATCTTCTTCATAATCAAATAAATCGCCTGGCTGACAATCCAACACTTGGCATAACTTATTTAAAGTAGAAAAACGAATACCTTTTGCCTTTCCTGTCTTTAAAATTGATAAATTAGCGGGCGTAATGCCAATCTGTTCAGCTAATTCTTTTCCTGATATATGTCGCTTTAACATCATAAAATCTAACTTTGTTAAGATCATATCCTTCTCCAACTAAACAAATTCATCATTTTCAACCTTCAGTTGCATACCTGAATGAAATACCTGATAAACAACATACAAAATAGCAACAAATAATAATTCTGTTAGCCACAATCCGACACTATCATTTCGTCGAATGGCTGATACATGGAGGTCGTTAGATGCAATACAAGGATAAAGTAATACTAATTGCATGAATTGTGTTACAACGGCTGTTATTGCTGCTAAAAACAACTTTTTTATATAACGTAAGTTAACGGTTGTAAAATAGTTTCCCTGTTGAATACTAGTAATTAATTTTCTAATCATTATCATAATGATAAAAATCATGATAATGATTATTAGATGAATAATGATCGTTATACCACTTAAAAACTGTTGTCCTAATGTATTAGGTGTAATGATTTTGAAATAATACACAAAAAATTTACTATACATACTATTGCTAGCTGAGTTAATTGATCGAATTAGCCAATAAACATTTTGTAAGGCTGCAATCATTAATATTAACTGCACTAACCATGTTAAGACCTTAAAAATTGTTAACGACATATTTTTAATCGTAGATTTTGCCATTTTTTCTCCTGTATTCAAAATTACTCTTTTTCGAATATAAATTATTATAAAACAATAATTAGCACTTGTAAAGAAATATATATCAGTACAGATATACGGTTCTGTTGCAAAGTTTTAAATAAAGAATAAAATCCCTTACGGTATCTATGATTTAAGCTGTTATTCCCATTAATACCTTGATTTCAGTAGACACCGAAAAGCCGAAGAGCGTTCCATTTCTTCGGTTCTTTTTATTTATTCCTCGAATGGTCTCCATGCCCTTAATCGTGGAAGAGGCTGTACGGAGACTTTGATAAAATTTATTTCGTCGTTTAATAGGTCGATGGTCTTGTTCTATTAAATTATTAAGATACTTCACAGTTCGGTGCTCTGTCTTAGTATATAAACCCACACTCTGTAACTTTCTAAAGGCGGAGCCAAGAGAAGGTGCTTTATCGGTCACAATTGCTTTCGGCTCACCAAACTGTTTATGGAGTCGTTTTAAGAAAGCATAGGCTGCTTGCGTATCCCGTTTCTTTCGTAACCAGATATCTAAGGTTAAGCCTTCGGCATCAATTGCACGATAAAGATAATGCCAACGTCCCTTAATTTTGATATAGGTTTCGTCCATTTTCCATGAATAGAAGGATTGTCTATTTTTCTTCTTCCAAAGATAATAGAGGACTTTGCTGTACTCTTGCACCCAACGATAAATCGTAGTATGACAAACATTTATTCCACGATCATATAACAATTCCTGAACTTCACGATAACTTAGATTGTAACGCAGGTAGTAACCAACAGCGACAATAATGACGTCTTTTTTGAATTGTTTCCCTTTAAAATGATTCATTACCCTGTCCTCTCTGTCTTTTTTCTCAATTTTACACTAAAATAGATTTTTTGGAAAACTTTGCAACAGAACCACTGAGAAGAAGAGGGAGGATCAAAAAAGCCATCCACAAAGGTAGATAGCTGATAATTGTTTATTTAGTAATAGTTGAATCCATAATAATGCTTTTTAGCTTGGAGACATAGACAATTTGTCTCGTAATATACTAGGAAATTACCTCACCTGTCCTCGTTTGTAGGAGTTGTTATAGACCTGAAAATCATGATCGTGCAACGACTCTGCTGCATCAGCCAACCAATTGACATTTCGTATTAGACCGCGTCCCACTTGAATGAGATCAGCTTGTCCTGTTTGCAATAGATACTCACCTAACTCCGGATTATGTAACAAACCAACTGCTGTTACTGGAATGGAGACTGCTTGTTTGATTTGTGCTGAAAATGTAGCTTGATAGCCTCCATAAATAGGAATATTGGGCTTCACATCCATCAAACCACCCGTAGAAATATCTAAACAAGCCACCCCAAGTTCCTCTAGCCATTTGGCAATTTGTTGGTAATCTTGAAGAGTATTTTGTGTTCCTGTTTCATCATAAGCTGTTGCTGATAAACGCACCCAAATTGGTCCACAAAATACCGTTTTAACTCCTTCAATTATCTCCTTCAAAAACCGGAAACGTTTTTCTAAAGTTCCGCCATATTCATCAGAACGTAGGTTAGTTAACGGCTCCAAAAACTCATTTACCAGGTAACCATGTGCACCATGTATTTCAATCATATCGTAACCAGCATCTTGAGCTCTTCGAGCAGCAGATACAAAAGCTGACTGAACACGTTGAATATCGTCTAAGGTCATTTCTTTTGGTACTTGATATTCTTTACTGTACCCTACAGCACTTGGGCCGATTGGCTGTAAAGCATCAGCAGCTTTTCGCCCACCATGGCTAAGCTGAATTCCAACTTTACTTCCAAATGCTTTCAACTCCATTACTAAGTCCGCTAAGGCCCTACCTTGACGATCAGACCATATTCCCAAATCACGATTGGACAAGCGCCCATCTGGTTCTACCGCAGTAGCCTCTTGGATAATGAGTCCAACCCCACCAATCGCACGCGCCCCATAATGAACATGATGAAAAGCCGTGGGTAAGCCATCCTCATTTTTAACCTCGTACATGCACATAGGTGGCATAACCACACGATTCTTTAATGACAAACCTGCCATTTCAACTGGTGATAAAAGTAAAGACATGAGAACCTCCTTTAAATGCTAATATAGTCATTTGAATTAGCGTAGATGCATCGTCACTTTCGGCTTGCCGTACTCTAGTACTGTCTGCACCGTAGTTCCTTGTCTGAAAGCTAATTCATTCGACTATACTCAATTAAAATCACTAACTTTAATTAAATAATAGTATACCACGATTCTCGAAAACGTTGGAAAATGAAATAGAAAAACTCCTTGAAATACACAAGGAGCGAAAAATTAAGCTTTCCAACGTTGCGTTTTTTTCAACATCATAGGATAACTTGCCTTCATAAAGAATTTAACAAGGGCATTACCTTGCCCGTTGGCAATCGCTGTTTTCCCCTTATTTACCATTTGTTCAAATGTAATATCAGGTTCAACAAATGCACCATTTACATAGCAATAGGAGCAATAAATCTGTGATTGACTCCCATCTTTTTCACTTCCACGGACATCTTGACCATGCAATTCAAGCGGCATAGAACAAGATTGACAAAATTTTTCCATAATCAATACTTCCCTTCTTTTAAGGATTCTATTTTTTAATAAAAAATAGGAGCTAATAGCAAGATAACCAACAAAGCTAAAATATGACCTACTGTCACCAGAATAAACGAATACTTAAGCCCACGTTTCATACTTAGTCTTGATAGATTATGGAAGGTAATCATCACACCAGACTGAGGCACTACTGTCAAGATAGCTGACGCAACAACTACCACACGATGAAGCAATTCTGGATTGATACCCATTTTCCATATAAGTAGGCAAAAAATGACTGGAGGCGATACCAACAGCCCCTGATGAATAGCCAATAATACCACTAACCAATGCTGTCGAGAAAGACAAACTAATCAATGGGGAGCCAGGAATTTGTTGAAACCATTCTTGAATAACAGCAAATCCAGCAGACAGGGTTAACACTGTCCCAAAAGCTACAGTGCTAGAAGTCTGAAATGCTGGTACAACAGATGCTATGGTTGCAGTATTTAAAATCTCTTTTTGGTTTGGTAAGTATGGATAGAAAATCAAGGCTGATAGGATGATAGAGATAAGTAATCCAATTGCTAAGACATTGGGAGTTTGGTTCATAAGGAAAATCGTTCCAATCAAACTCCATAAAGGCAAAACTTATAGAAACAGATTGGGTGCCTAATCAGCTAATGCTACTGAAGTATCATCCTCTTCCTCTGTATAAGTTTCTCCATCTGCTAGACTTTTCTTTAAACAGTAGGCCATATAGAGCATTCCGAATACTAATAGTGTTAAACTAGCTGCCAAACTGATAACTGGTGTCGCTGTCAAACTGGTTCCTAATACCTTTGTTGGAATAACATTTTGAATAGAGGGGGCACCTGGTAAAGTAGCCATTGTGTAGGTCCCTGCTCCCAAAAAGACCGGTAGCGGGAAAAGCGCCCAGTTAATATTTAATTCCTTAAAAAGGGGGCGAGACAAAGGGAGTAAAGTAAAAATCACTACAAAGATACTCACGCCACCATAGGTTAAAATAGAAGCAATCAATGTAATAGCCAACAAACCTTTATAAGGACTATCTTTGCCCATCACTTTTAAAATACTATTAGCAATCGTCTGCGTAGCTCCACTTGCTTCCATATACTGGGCTAAAATAGACCCCAACATAAAAATGGCAAAATTATTGATTAAAAAACCAGCTAACCCAGCCATATAAGACTGCTCTTTCCCCAACATGACTTCCAAAACATTCATTTGGTTTGTCAAGATAATGATTAAACTAGCAAGCGGGGGCAGCAATAATCACATGTAAGTTCTTTGATGTCCAATAAATAATGGCAATAATAGCCAATAACACTCCTAAAGTCGCTAAGATTGTCATAAATCTCCTAAAACGTATCTCCTTATCTCATTTTGTTCCCCTAAATCTCTTAACATTTCTCCAACTGTCTTGTTTAAACCAGGGTGGCAATAATCTATCGCTATATCAGAAAGTGGCTTAAGTACAAAGCCACGCTCATGGGCATAGGGATGAGGAACGATTAAATTCTCCTCCTGAATCATTTCCTTATTCCAGAACACGATATCCAAATCAATGGTTCGTTGACCCCATTTTTCAATTCTTACTCTGTCTAGGGCCAGTTCGATTTCCTGACAAACAATGAGAAAATCTTCTGCTGGTAAATTGGTATATACCAAACAAGCCAAATTTAAGAAATCTGCTTGATCTGTCTTTCCCCAAGCTGGAGTTTTATAAATGGGGGAAACCAAACCAAGTTGGCAGTCTGGATGGTTGTCTAATTGCTCCAAAGCGGCTTGCAAATAAGCCAGTCTGTCCCCCATATTACTCCCAATGCTCAGATAGGCATGATTTTTCATGGTCGCTCACGCTCCAATTCAATCCCAACAGCATCGTAATGGCCAGCAATTGGTGGATTTTCCTTGTAAATGGCCAAACGAATCTTTTCCACTTTTGGAAACTGACTAAAAATTTCTTGGCAAATGACACCTGCTACCTTTTCAATAAGAAGATATGGCTTTCCCTCCACGACTGCCTTAATCGTTTCAAAAACCATACCATAGTGAACTGTATCTTCTAAATTGTCAGTTTTTGAGGCCGCAGTTAGGTCAACAAACAAATCACAGTCTACAGTGAAAATTTGACCAAGGACCTGTTCTTCCTTAAAGGCTCCATGATAGCCATAAAATCGACATTTTTCCAGCGAAATCTTATCCATTCTGCCCTCCTGCAGTTAACTGAGCCCAAACTTTTACAATATCTCTGTTGGCTGCCACATTATGAACACGGACCATTTTGCATCCCTTTTGCACTGCCCATGCAGACAGGGCTGCTGTTGCTTGATCACGGTCAACAGGTAAACTATTTCCACCTATTAGGTAATCAACCACCCTTTTGCGAGAAATACCAAACAATACTGGGTAACCAAGACTGGTAATTTGGTTCAATCCGTGTAGGAGGTCCAGATTATGTTGGACATTTTTTGAAAAACCAAATCCAGGATCCAACCAAATGTTATCTGCTGCAACTCCAGCCTCTAAGGCTGCTTGCGCACGCTCCACCAGAAAGTTTTTTACTTCTCCTACAATATCGTCATAGACTTCTTCTTTTTGATTGTGCATGAGAATGATTGGTACTTTATACTCTGCGGCTAAAGCCAACATATCTCCATCATAAAGGCCAGCCCAAACATCATTCAAGATATCCGCACCCGCTTCTAGGGCTGCACGGGCCGTGCTCGTTTTATAGGTGTCAATGCTGACCGAACAATCGTAATTTTCTTTTATTGCACGGATAATCGGAACCACTCGTGCGATCTCATCTTCTTCAGACACAAATGTTGCACCAGGTCGCGTGGACTCCCCTCCAACATCGATGACAGTCGCTCCTTCCAACAACAACTTTTCAACTTGGGCTAGAGCAGACTCGATTTCATTATAGTTACCACCATCTGAAAAAGAATCCGGTGTCACATTGAGTATTCCCATAATTGATATTTGATGGGCTAATTGTTCAATAGACATAGAACCCCCTATTTATTGTGAATCATGGACAAGAGTTCTCGGCGCAAAACAGCATCTTCTTTATATTTTCCAAGAGCAACTGTGGTCACTGTCTTACTACCAGGTTTGCGTATTCCACGCATACTCATGCACATATGTTCCGCTTCAACCATGACAAATACACCTTCTGGCTCAAGGGCATCTTGAAGAGCATGAGCCACTTGATGAGTTAAGCGTTCCTGCAATTGAGGTCGCCGGCTTGCCACCTCCACTGCACGCGCTAGCTTACTCAGACCAGTTACACGGCCTTTGCTTGGAATATAGGCTACATGAGCAATCCCATAAAATGGCACCAAGTGGTGCTCACACATGGAGTGGAAAGGAATATCCTTCACCAAAACAACCTCTTCATGACCTTCTGAAAAAACGGCTGTAAACTGGTCTTTGGGATCCTCTTTTAGCCCATTAAACATTTCCAAGTACATCTTAGTCACCCGTTTCGGTGTATCAAGTAGACCTTCACGGTTTGGATCTTCACCCAATAATTCCAATAATTGGTAAATAGTTTGTTCGATTTGTTCTTGTTTTGACATAATACATCCTAAATCATTTGATTCTTTATTATACCCTAAATTAGATTTTCAGAAAAGACCTTTCATCTTCTCAATTTCAAGACTGTACCCAATCAGAAAACCTCCCAAAGATTTCTCTCCATTCTCCTTTGTGGTATAATGGAATCATTCATTTACAAGGAGCCCTCTATGACTAAGAAACCAGTCCAATTAGCGACAATTTGTTACATTGATAATGGCAAGGAATTTCTCCTCCTTCATCGAAATAAGAAAGAAAATGACGTCCATGAAGGGAAGTGGATTGGGGTGGGTGGCAAACTTGAACCAGGTGAAACCCCTCAAGCCTGCGCCATTCGTGAAGTCTTTGAGGAGACAGGTCTAACTGTTACAAAGCATGCCTTAAAAGGAATTATCACCTTTCCAGATTTCACCCCTAATTGTGATTGGTACACCTATGTCTTTAAAATAACAGGCTTTGAAGGAATAATTATTGAGTGTAATGAAGGTGATTTGGAATGGGTTCCCTACGATCAGGTTTTATCAAAGCCGACTTGGGAAGGCGACCGTCATTTTCAACAGTGGCTTCTGGAAAATCGCCCCTTTTTCTCTGCTAGTTTTCAATATGATGGAGACACACTCGTCGATTATAGTGTCGATTTTTATGGTGAGTAGGCTATCCCATCAGTCTATTTCAAAATAGAAAAAAAGCCTTGGTAGACACACAAACCAAGGTTTTCTGTATTATAAGAATTTCTTCTTAGGCATTTGTTTATTTAACACAACATCCAGCGGACCCGCTGATAAGACTGTATCTACCAAACGCTTATCTGTAATTTTCTTATCAAGAAGGACTTGATATTCTAAAACAAGCGCTTCTTTTTTCTTTTTGTATTTAAGGGATAATAAATCAGACTGCTTACAAGACTTACCAAATTGATTTTCAAAAAACTGATCATAATTGAAATTCATAGGGACTGTCACTAAGAGATGGCGACGATTTTGATTGACTTGAACAAAACTGATGTTTTCAAAAATCAAGATACAAGCTGATAAGATGACTGTTGTAAATATGGCTAAACCAAGGAAGCCCATTCCTGTTGCAAGACCAATAGCCATCGCCAGCAAGACTGCAAGCATTTCTTTTGATGAACCTGCTGCCGAGCGGAATTTAATTAGACTAAAGGTCCCCGCTACCGCAACACCTGCACCTAAGTTCCCGTTTACCAAAGAAATGATAACAGCAATCAAGGCCGGCATGAGACTTAGAGTGATAACGAATTCCTTTGTATAATTCGATTTATATTTGTAAACAGCCGCTAAGAGTACCCCCATGGATAGACTGACTCCGAAAACCAGGACCATCTGGACTAGGTTGATACTACTATTGGCTGTTGAAAAGATACTATTATACAGCTGCATGATGAATGACTTCCTCTTCTACGATGTCGTGGGCTAGCTTATAAGCATTGCCATATTTTGAAAACGATTGTTTTTCGATATTGTATTTTTCCAACAAGGCAACCAACCAATCTGGACGTTCCTCTGGAACTTTGATTTCCATGATGACCTTTTTAGGATCTAGCAAGGCTTTACCAAATCTCCCTACCATTACATTGACATTATAGTCACGATATACGAGGTTTTTATCAATGGTTAAGCGAACTTTTTTGTCCTTAATACCCTTATATGATACGCGATCATAATAAATATACATTTTAGGTTTGATGACACCATAACGTTTTCTCAACTGTTCCAGTTCTGATATTACTTTTTCATCTTTGATAGTAGCATCAATAACACCATTTTTAATGTAATTTGTAACAGATACTGGATTAGATGTTAGACGATATTTATAGCCAATTTTATTTTCCTTTTTCTTGATTTCCAAAAAGGCTTGACTTGTTTCTGATGGAATTTCATCATACACACGCATACGAATTTTTTCACGTCCATTTTTCTTAGCAAGAGAATCTTGAATCATATCAAAATCTTCATTGTCAAAGTAAATATTCGTAATCGTTGATGTAGCAAATTCATCTTCGGTCATATGTTGACGAAGTTCTTTCTCAAATTCTACAAATACATCCATATCAACAATATATTTGGTTTCTTTACGTTTAAATTGCTTTTGTACGATTCTTGTTTTCATTGCTTTACCTCTTCTATCCTAAATCTTGAATTTTGACAGGTTCCTGTCTTGTTTACAAAATATAGTTTACCGACCAAGCTTTAAATGAAACTGAAAATAGCATTAAACAAAACTTAAACTGAAGGAAGGTGAAATTCTTTTGTCACATTCTAATCTATGCTACAATAGTCCTATCAATAGTAAGGCAAGGAGAATCCCATGTACGAATTTGTCCTAGAATACGGCTCTTTCCCCGTAAAACTCAGCGATGGTTTTGTCAACAATCGCTCAGAAATCCCTGA harbors:
- the folE gene encoding GTP cyclohydrolase I FolE, whose amino-acid sequence is MSKQEQIEQTIYQLLELLGEDPNREGLLDTPKRVTKMYLEMFNGLKEDPKDQFTAVFSEGHEEVVLVKDIPFHSMCEHHLVPFYGIAHVAYIPSKGRVTGLSKLARAVEVASRRPQLQERLTHQVAHALQDALEPEGVFVMVEAEHMCMSMRGIRKPGSKTVTTVALGKYKEDAVLRRELLSMIHNK
- a CDS encoding 8-oxo-dGTP diphosphatase, coding for MTKKPVQLATICYIDNGKEFLLLHRNKKENDVHEGKWIGVGGKLEPGETPQACAIREVFEETGLTVTKHALKGIITFPDFTPNCDWYTYVFKITGFEGIIIECNEGDLEWVPYDQVLSKPTWEGDRHFQQWLLENRPFFSASFQYDGDTLVDYSVDFYGE
- a CDS encoding DUF4956 domain-containing protein — its product is MQLYNSIFSTANSSINLVQMVLVFGVSLSMGVLLAAVYKYKSNYTKEFVITLSLMPALIAVIISLVNGNLGAGVAVAGTFSLIKFRSAAGSSKEMLAVLLAMAIGLATGMGFLGLAIFTTVILSACILIFENISFVQVNQNRRHLLVTVPMNFNYDQFFENQFGKSCKQSDLLSLKYKKKKEALVLEYQVLLDKKITDKRLVDTVLSAGPLDVVLNKQMPKKKFL
- a CDS encoding polyphosphate polymerase domain-containing protein, yielding MKTRIVQKQFKRKETKYIVDMDVFVEFEKELRQHMTEDEFATSTITNIYFDNEDFDMIQDSLAKKNGREKIRMRVYDEIPSETSQAFLEIKKKENKIGYKYRLTSNPVSVTNYIKNGVIDATIKDEKVISELEQLRKRYGVIKPKMYIYYDRVSYKGIKDKKVRLTIDKNLVYRDYNVNVMVGRFGKALLDPKKVIMEIKVPEERPDWLVALLEKYNIEKQSFSKYGNAYKLAHDIVEEEVIHHAAV